Proteins encoded together in one Hylaeus volcanicus isolate JK05 chromosome 3, UHH_iyHylVolc1.0_haploid, whole genome shotgun sequence window:
- the LOC128873620 gene encoding uncharacterized protein LOC128873620, whose product MANKLAERIKYAMAHLSHKQYISLLARPNWRRTQRMNMNVLINPFSIRRAALKARASKRIRVMARPKHVNKKYDPALAPPPYPRIHPKTLEATISKRIIDLALPKKRHLLANMRYQTSPNIAELLSKVQNSRYRKYRYFCNVRIQREMRQKQRIMAKLRRAVKPEDWDQHMAFLKKLAAPKVPPRPTFPARKRKWRPANMRRIEELATPLVREMPEVRDPFEVPQSALTYIISKRIESIAYPKTPPVIIPPKIPGAVRRAALKAIASPRIVLLATPAQRPAGMETDLREDAFKVSPKALKAKCSRRLKFLAKPKRYR is encoded by the exons ATGGCAAACAAGCTGGCCGAAAGGATCAAATACGCCATGGCGCATTTGTCCCACAAACAATACATCTCTCTGCTCGCGCGGCCTAACTGGAGGAGGACTCAAAGGATGAACATGAACGTTCTG ATAAATCCATTCTCCATTCGACGGGCGGCTCTAAAAGCGCGCGCCTCGAAGCGTATCAGAGTCATGGCGCGACCGAAGCACGTTAACAAGAAATACGATCCGGC TCTGGCGCCACCACCTTACCCGCGAATCCACCCGAAAACGCTCGAGGCCACGATTAGCAAACGCATCATCGACTTGGCCCTGCCAAAAAAGAG GCATCTGCTGGCGAACATGAGGTACCAGACCAGCCCCAACATCGCCGAGTTGCTCTCGAAGGTTCAGAACTCTCGGTACCGGAAGTATCGGTACTTCTGCAACGTCAGAATCCAGCGAGAAATGAGGCAAAA GCAGAGGATAATGGCGAAGTTACGGAGAGCGGTGAAACCGGAGGACTGGGATCAACACATGGCGTTCTTGAAAAAGCTCGCTGCCCCGAAAGTGCCGCCCCGACCGACGTTTCCG GCcagaaaaaggaaatggagGCCGGCGAACATGCGGAGGATCGAAGAGTTGGCGACGCCGTTGGTCAGGGAGATGCCAGAAGTCAGGGATCCGTTCGAGGTGCCCCAAAGCGCTCTCACTTACATTATCAGCAAGCGCATCGAGAGCATCGCGTACCCCAAGACCCCGCCTGTGATTATACCTCCTAAAATCCCTGGGGCGGTGAGACGAGCCGCGTTGAAGGCGATAG CTTCCCCAAGGATAGTGCTCCTAGCCACGCCGGCGCAACGACCAGCAGGGATGGAAACGGACCTTAGAGAAGACGCGTTCAAGGTCTCGCCAAAAGCACTCAAGGCCAAATGTTCCAGGCGACTCAAATTTTTGGCAAAGCCGAAGAGGTACAGATGA